One genomic region from Cucumis melo cultivar AY chromosome 9, USDA_Cmelo_AY_1.0, whole genome shotgun sequence encodes:
- the LOC103498074 gene encoding uncharacterized protein LOC103498074 isoform X1 translates to MENPSEKKYPVNAKDYNLHEEVGEGVSATVYKALCIPLNEIVAIKVLDLEKCNNDLDGIRREVQTMTLIDHPNLLRAHCSFTAGHHLWVVMPYMSGGSCLHIMKSAYSEGFDEPVIATLLREVLKALVYLHAHGHIHRDVKAGNILLDSNGTVKLADFGVSACMFDTGDRQRSRNTFVGTPCWMAPEVMQQLHGYDFKADIWSFGITALELAHGHAPFSKYPPMKVLLMTLQNAPPGLDYERDKRFSKSFKEMVATCLVKDPKKRPSSEKLLKHPFFKHARSVDYLARTILDGLDPLGDRFKKLKAKEADLLGQNKALYGDKEHLSQQEYIRGISAWNFNLEDLKNQAALIQDDDMSNIEDLDVHTTQQRNKNNEFTFPVEGSSLERLSHPTAAASQEDGFNDLHDLESSLASFPMKPLEALKDCFDIYEDISTDSVRPVDRENGRTEGESSGQSGSLPRHYMSENKRSFSGSLISDNSVSPKKVTVDGDRDYLQSKLPSERNYSGPLLYRQKRDTNNVSSVEDASDGTVVQRKGRFKVTSAELSPKGPMTGSFSPVCGGTISPTSLNLTPALLLPSMQCILQQNIVQREEILKLIKCLEQMTGKNPDASETVTNDFLQVPPTSLRERELQSQVVHLQQRIDHLVEELEKQKLKNAEFERHVISMANKEKT, encoded by the exons atggaGAATCCTTCAGAAAAAAAGTATCCAGTGAATGCCAAGGATTATAACTTACATGAAGAAGTTGGAGAAGGCGTCAGTGCCACTGTGTACAAGGCACTGTGCATTCCGCTAAATGAGATTGTCGCTATAAAGGTTCTTGATTTGGAGAAGTGCAACAATGACCTA GATGGTATTCGGCGAGAGGTTCAAACAATGACTTTGATTGATCATCCAAATTTGTTAAGAGCACATTGTTCTTTCACTGCTGGTCACCACCTTTGGGTTGTGATGCCATACATGTCAGGGGGATCTTGCCTTCATATTATGAAATCTGCTTATTCGGAAGGTTTTGATGAGCCTGTCATAGCTACCCTATTGCGGGAGGTTCTGAAAGCTCTTGTTTATCTTCATGCTCATGGCCACATCCATAGAGATGTTAAG GCTGGGAATATTTTGCTTGATTCTAATGGTACAGTCAAATTAGCTGATTTTGGAGTCTCAGCTTGCATGTTTGATACTGGAGATAGGCAACGCTCAAGAAACACGTTTGTTGGAACTCCTTGCTG GATGGCACCTGAAGTTATGCAGCAATTACACGGATATGACTTCAA GGCAGACATTTGGTCGTTTGGAATAACAGCACTTGAATTGGCTCATGGGCATGCTCCATTTTCTAAATACCCACCAATGAAA GTTTTGCTAATGACACTACAAAATGCTCCGCCTGGTCTTGACTATGAAAGAGATAAGAGATTTTCTAAG TCGTTCAAAGAAATGGTTGCTACATGCTTAGTGAAGGATCCAAAGAAACGGCCAAGTTCTGAGAAGCTCCTAAAGCACCCTTTTTTTAAACATGCTCGTTCAGTTGATTACCTTGCTCGAACGATCCTGGATGGCCTTGATCCATTAGGGGATCGCTTTAAGAAGCTGAAG GCAAAAGAGGCTGATCTTCTGGGACAAAACAAGGCTTTGTATGGAGACAAGGAGCATTTATCACAG CAAGAGTATATTCGAGGAATTAGTGCCTGGAACTTCAACCTTGAGGATTTAAAGAATCAGGCTGCCCTT ATTCAAGATGATGATATGTCAAACATAGAAGATCTAGATGTACATACTACACAACAAAGAAACAAGAATAATGAATTTACCTTTCCGGTAGAGGGTTCATCACTTGAAAGGCTGAGTCACCCCACTGCTGCAGCTAGTCAGGAG GATGGTTTCAATGATCTTCATGATCTGGAGAGTTCCCTTGCTTCTTTCCCTATGAAACCTCTTGAAGCACTGAA AGATTGTTTTGACATCTATGAAGATATAAGCACGGACAGTGTAAGGCCAGTGGATAGAGAAAATGGAAGAACTGAGGGTGAGAGTTCAGGGCAAAGTGGTTCCTTACCACGTCATTATATGTCAGAGAACAAGAGATCTTTCAGCGGTTCACTAATTTCTGATAATTCTGTATCTCCTAAAAAGGTTACTGTAGATGGTGATAG GGACTATTTGCAGTCGAAACTTCCATCTGAGCGCAATTACAGTGGTCCACTATTATATCGCCAGAAGAGGGATACAAATAATGTTTCATCTG TTGAAGATGCATCGGATGGAACAGTTGTTCAGCGCAAGGGGCGGTTTAAAGTTACTTCAGCAGAGCTTAGTCCAAAG GGTCCTATGACGGGCTCATTTAGCCCAGTCTGTGGAGGGACAATAAGTCCAACATCCCTGAACCTCACACCTGCTCTACTCCTCCCATCAATGCAGTGCATTTTGCAGCAGAACATCGTTCAACGG GAAGAAATTCTTAAACTGATCAAGTGTTTGGAACAAATGACTG GCAAGAATCCAGATGCATCAGAGACGGTCACCAATGACTTTCTGCAG GTACCACCAACTTCCTTGAGGGAAAGAGAATTGCAATCTCAGGTCGTTCATCTGCAGCAGAG AATTGATCATCTCGTTGAGGAATTAGAGAagcaaaaattgaaaaatgcCGAG TTTGAAAGACACGTGATTTCTATGGCAAATAAAGAGAAAACATAA
- the LOC103498074 gene encoding uncharacterized protein LOC103498074 isoform X2 produces MENPSEKKYPVNAKDYNLHEEVGEGVSATVYKALCIPLNEIVAIKVLDLEKCNNDLDGIRREVQTMTLIDHPNLLRAHCSFTAGHHLWVVMPYMSGGSCLHIMKSAYSEGFDEPVIATLLREVLKALVYLHAHGHIHRDVKAGNILLDSNGTVKLADFGVSACMFDTGDRQRSRNTFVGTPCWMAPEVMQQLHGYDFKADIWSFGITALELAHGHAPFSKYPPMKVLLMTLQNAPPGLDYERDKRFSKSFKEMVATCLVKDPKKRPSSEKLLKHPFFKHARSVDYLARTILDGLDPLGDRFKKLKAKEADLLGQNKALYGDKEHLSQQEYIRGISAWNFNLEDLKNQAALIQDDDMSNIEDLDVHTTQQRNKNNEFTFPVEGSSLERLSHPTAAASQEDGFNDLHDLESSLASFPMKPLEALKDCFDIYEDISTDSVRPVDRENGRTEGESSGQSGSLPRHYMSENKRSFSGSLISDNSVSPKKVTVDGDRDYLQSKLPSERNYSGPLLYRQKRDTNNVSSVEDASDGTVVQRKGRFKVTSAELSPKGPMTGSFSPVCGGTISPTSLNLTPALLLPSMQCILQQNIVQREEILKLIKCLEQMTDASETVTNDFLQVPPTSLRERELQSQVVHLQQRIDHLVEELEKQKLKNAEFERHVISMANKEKT; encoded by the exons atggaGAATCCTTCAGAAAAAAAGTATCCAGTGAATGCCAAGGATTATAACTTACATGAAGAAGTTGGAGAAGGCGTCAGTGCCACTGTGTACAAGGCACTGTGCATTCCGCTAAATGAGATTGTCGCTATAAAGGTTCTTGATTTGGAGAAGTGCAACAATGACCTA GATGGTATTCGGCGAGAGGTTCAAACAATGACTTTGATTGATCATCCAAATTTGTTAAGAGCACATTGTTCTTTCACTGCTGGTCACCACCTTTGGGTTGTGATGCCATACATGTCAGGGGGATCTTGCCTTCATATTATGAAATCTGCTTATTCGGAAGGTTTTGATGAGCCTGTCATAGCTACCCTATTGCGGGAGGTTCTGAAAGCTCTTGTTTATCTTCATGCTCATGGCCACATCCATAGAGATGTTAAG GCTGGGAATATTTTGCTTGATTCTAATGGTACAGTCAAATTAGCTGATTTTGGAGTCTCAGCTTGCATGTTTGATACTGGAGATAGGCAACGCTCAAGAAACACGTTTGTTGGAACTCCTTGCTG GATGGCACCTGAAGTTATGCAGCAATTACACGGATATGACTTCAA GGCAGACATTTGGTCGTTTGGAATAACAGCACTTGAATTGGCTCATGGGCATGCTCCATTTTCTAAATACCCACCAATGAAA GTTTTGCTAATGACACTACAAAATGCTCCGCCTGGTCTTGACTATGAAAGAGATAAGAGATTTTCTAAG TCGTTCAAAGAAATGGTTGCTACATGCTTAGTGAAGGATCCAAAGAAACGGCCAAGTTCTGAGAAGCTCCTAAAGCACCCTTTTTTTAAACATGCTCGTTCAGTTGATTACCTTGCTCGAACGATCCTGGATGGCCTTGATCCATTAGGGGATCGCTTTAAGAAGCTGAAG GCAAAAGAGGCTGATCTTCTGGGACAAAACAAGGCTTTGTATGGAGACAAGGAGCATTTATCACAG CAAGAGTATATTCGAGGAATTAGTGCCTGGAACTTCAACCTTGAGGATTTAAAGAATCAGGCTGCCCTT ATTCAAGATGATGATATGTCAAACATAGAAGATCTAGATGTACATACTACACAACAAAGAAACAAGAATAATGAATTTACCTTTCCGGTAGAGGGTTCATCACTTGAAAGGCTGAGTCACCCCACTGCTGCAGCTAGTCAGGAG GATGGTTTCAATGATCTTCATGATCTGGAGAGTTCCCTTGCTTCTTTCCCTATGAAACCTCTTGAAGCACTGAA AGATTGTTTTGACATCTATGAAGATATAAGCACGGACAGTGTAAGGCCAGTGGATAGAGAAAATGGAAGAACTGAGGGTGAGAGTTCAGGGCAAAGTGGTTCCTTACCACGTCATTATATGTCAGAGAACAAGAGATCTTTCAGCGGTTCACTAATTTCTGATAATTCTGTATCTCCTAAAAAGGTTACTGTAGATGGTGATAG GGACTATTTGCAGTCGAAACTTCCATCTGAGCGCAATTACAGTGGTCCACTATTATATCGCCAGAAGAGGGATACAAATAATGTTTCATCTG TTGAAGATGCATCGGATGGAACAGTTGTTCAGCGCAAGGGGCGGTTTAAAGTTACTTCAGCAGAGCTTAGTCCAAAG GGTCCTATGACGGGCTCATTTAGCCCAGTCTGTGGAGGGACAATAAGTCCAACATCCCTGAACCTCACACCTGCTCTACTCCTCCCATCAATGCAGTGCATTTTGCAGCAGAACATCGTTCAACGG GAAGAAATTCTTAAACTGATCAAGTGTTTGGAACAAATGACTG ATGCATCAGAGACGGTCACCAATGACTTTCTGCAG GTACCACCAACTTCCTTGAGGGAAAGAGAATTGCAATCTCAGGTCGTTCATCTGCAGCAGAG AATTGATCATCTCGTTGAGGAATTAGAGAagcaaaaattgaaaaatgcCGAG TTTGAAAGACACGTGATTTCTATGGCAAATAAAGAGAAAACATAA
- the LOC103498074 gene encoding serine/threonine-protein kinase BLUS1 isoform X3, producing MENPSEKKYPVNAKDYNLHEEVGEGVSATVYKALCIPLNEIVAIKVLDLEKCNNDLDGIRREVQTMTLIDHPNLLRAHCSFTAGHHLWVVMPYMSGGSCLHIMKSAYSEGFDEPVIATLLREVLKALVYLHAHGHIHRDVKAGNILLDSNGTVKLADFGVSACMFDTGDRQRSRNTFVGTPCWMAPEVMQQLHGYDFKADIWSFGITALELAHGHAPFSKYPPMKVLLMTLQNAPPGLDYERDKRFSKSFKEMVATCLVKDPKKRPSSEKLLKHPFFKHARSVDYLARTILDGLDPLGDRFKKLKAKEADLLGQNKALYGDKEHLSQQEYIRGISAWNFNLEDLKNQAALIQDDDMSNIEDLDVHTTQQRNKNNEFTFPVEGSSLERLSHPTAAASQEDGFNDLHDLESSLASFPMKPLEALKDCFDIYEDISTDSVRPVDRENGRTEGESSGQSGSLPRHYMSENKRSFSGSLISDNSVSPKKVTVDGDRDYLQSKLPSERNYSGPLLYRQKRDTNNVSSVEDASDGTVVQRKGRFKVTSAELSPKAMAL from the exons atggaGAATCCTTCAGAAAAAAAGTATCCAGTGAATGCCAAGGATTATAACTTACATGAAGAAGTTGGAGAAGGCGTCAGTGCCACTGTGTACAAGGCACTGTGCATTCCGCTAAATGAGATTGTCGCTATAAAGGTTCTTGATTTGGAGAAGTGCAACAATGACCTA GATGGTATTCGGCGAGAGGTTCAAACAATGACTTTGATTGATCATCCAAATTTGTTAAGAGCACATTGTTCTTTCACTGCTGGTCACCACCTTTGGGTTGTGATGCCATACATGTCAGGGGGATCTTGCCTTCATATTATGAAATCTGCTTATTCGGAAGGTTTTGATGAGCCTGTCATAGCTACCCTATTGCGGGAGGTTCTGAAAGCTCTTGTTTATCTTCATGCTCATGGCCACATCCATAGAGATGTTAAG GCTGGGAATATTTTGCTTGATTCTAATGGTACAGTCAAATTAGCTGATTTTGGAGTCTCAGCTTGCATGTTTGATACTGGAGATAGGCAACGCTCAAGAAACACGTTTGTTGGAACTCCTTGCTG GATGGCACCTGAAGTTATGCAGCAATTACACGGATATGACTTCAA GGCAGACATTTGGTCGTTTGGAATAACAGCACTTGAATTGGCTCATGGGCATGCTCCATTTTCTAAATACCCACCAATGAAA GTTTTGCTAATGACACTACAAAATGCTCCGCCTGGTCTTGACTATGAAAGAGATAAGAGATTTTCTAAG TCGTTCAAAGAAATGGTTGCTACATGCTTAGTGAAGGATCCAAAGAAACGGCCAAGTTCTGAGAAGCTCCTAAAGCACCCTTTTTTTAAACATGCTCGTTCAGTTGATTACCTTGCTCGAACGATCCTGGATGGCCTTGATCCATTAGGGGATCGCTTTAAGAAGCTGAAG GCAAAAGAGGCTGATCTTCTGGGACAAAACAAGGCTTTGTATGGAGACAAGGAGCATTTATCACAG CAAGAGTATATTCGAGGAATTAGTGCCTGGAACTTCAACCTTGAGGATTTAAAGAATCAGGCTGCCCTT ATTCAAGATGATGATATGTCAAACATAGAAGATCTAGATGTACATACTACACAACAAAGAAACAAGAATAATGAATTTACCTTTCCGGTAGAGGGTTCATCACTTGAAAGGCTGAGTCACCCCACTGCTGCAGCTAGTCAGGAG GATGGTTTCAATGATCTTCATGATCTGGAGAGTTCCCTTGCTTCTTTCCCTATGAAACCTCTTGAAGCACTGAA AGATTGTTTTGACATCTATGAAGATATAAGCACGGACAGTGTAAGGCCAGTGGATAGAGAAAATGGAAGAACTGAGGGTGAGAGTTCAGGGCAAAGTGGTTCCTTACCACGTCATTATATGTCAGAGAACAAGAGATCTTTCAGCGGTTCACTAATTTCTGATAATTCTGTATCTCCTAAAAAGGTTACTGTAGATGGTGATAG GGACTATTTGCAGTCGAAACTTCCATCTGAGCGCAATTACAGTGGTCCACTATTATATCGCCAGAAGAGGGATACAAATAATGTTTCATCTG TTGAAGATGCATCGGATGGAACAGTTGTTCAGCGCAAGGGGCGGTTTAAAGTTACTTCAGCAGAGCTTAGTCCAAAG GCAATGGCTTTGTAA
- the LOC103498075 gene encoding uncharacterized protein LOC103498075 isoform X1 translates to MSFIYDYLIMVKQCISCEILHLLLYSYFLSIFGFHCIFSSPSSRNFTVYSWCAQAESHSYIFSFQRIKTDIVICRHDDYFLVSYCNSNWSNGDYVTSQPMLVACVRQLIEEISVSGSYKPLLISLGLKDHPVETMKGIVTAVTDNRLW, encoded by the exons ATGTCTTTCATCTATGATTATTTGATTATGGTGAAGCAATGCATCTCTTGCGAGATTCTACATCTGTTATTGTATTCCTATTTTCTTAGCATATTTGGTTTTCACTGTATATTTTCTAGTCCAAGTTCAAGGAACTTTACTGTTTATTCTTGGTGCGCTCAGGCAGAATCTCACTCatatatcttttcctttcaGAGAATCAAAACGGATATAGTCATTTGTCGCCACGATGATTATTTTCTCGTCA GTTATTGCAACTCAAATTGGAGCAATGGGGACTATGTTACAAGCCAG CCGATGCTGGTCGCATGTGTACGTCAGTTGATTGAAGAAATCAG TGTATCAGGTTCATACAAACCATTACTAATCTCTCTTGGCCTCAAAGATCATCCTGTG GAGACGATGAAAGGCATTGTTACTGCTGTGACTGACAATAGACTTTG GTGA
- the LOC103498075 gene encoding uncharacterized protein LOC103498075 isoform X2, with product MSFIYDYLIMVKQCISCEILHLLLYSYFLSIFGFHCIFSSPSSRNFTVYSWCAQAESHSYIFSFQRIKTDIVICRHDDYFLVIATQIGAMGTMLQASVSGSYKPLLISLGLKDHPVETMKGIVTAVTDNRLW from the exons ATGTCTTTCATCTATGATTATTTGATTATGGTGAAGCAATGCATCTCTTGCGAGATTCTACATCTGTTATTGTATTCCTATTTTCTTAGCATATTTGGTTTTCACTGTATATTTTCTAGTCCAAGTTCAAGGAACTTTACTGTTTATTCTTGGTGCGCTCAGGCAGAATCTCACTCatatatcttttcctttcaGAGAATCAAAACGGATATAGTCATTTGTCGCCACGATGATTATTTTCTC GTTATTGCAACTCAAATTGGAGCAATGGGGACTATGTTACAAGCCAG TGTATCAGGTTCATACAAACCATTACTAATCTCTCTTGGCCTCAAAGATCATCCTGTG GAGACGATGAAAGGCATTGTTACTGCTGTGACTGACAATAGACTTTG GTGA